The Oryctolagus cuniculus chromosome 5, mOryCun1.1, whole genome shotgun sequence genome includes a region encoding these proteins:
- the C5H6orf62 gene encoding uncharacterized protein C6orf62 homolog isoform X2 codes for MSANPRDPVSPVVRKKKSALFEVSEVIPVMTNNYEENILKGVRDSSYTLESSIELLQKDVVQLHAPRYQSMRRDVIGCTQEMDFILWPRNDIEKIVCLLFSRWKESDEPFRPVQAKFEFHHGDYEKQFLHVLSRKDKTGIVVNNPNQSVFLFIDRQHLQTPKNKATIFKLCSICLYLPQEQLTHWAVGTIEDHLRPYMPE; via the exons aagaaaaaatcagCACTTTTTGAAGTGTCTGAAGTTATACCAGTCATGACAAATAATTATGAAGAAAATATCCTGAAAGGTGTGCGAGATTCCAGCTATACCTTGGAAAGTTCCATTGAGCTTTTACAGAAGGATGTGGTACAGCTCCATGCTCCTCGATACCAGTCTATGAGAAGG gATGTAATTGGCTGTACTCAGGAGATGGATTTCATTCTTTGGCCTCGGAATGATATAGAGAAAATTGTCTGTCTCCTGTTTTCTAGGTGGAAGGAATCTGATGAGCCTTTTAGGCCTGTTCAg GCCAAATTTGAGTTTCATCACGGTGACTATGAAAAGCAGTTTCTGCATGTACTGAGCCGCAAGGACAAGACTGGAATTGTTGTCAACAATCCTAACCAGTCAGTGTTTCTCTTCATTGACAGACAGCACTTGCag aCTCCAAAAAACAAAGCTACAATCTTCAAGTTATGCAGCATCTGCCTTTACCTGCCACAGGAACAGCTTACCCACTGGGCAGTGGGCACCATAGAGGATCACCTCCGTCCTTACATGCCGGAATAG
- the C5H6orf62 gene encoding uncharacterized protein C6orf62 homolog isoform X1, with protein MGDPNSRKKQALNRLRAQLRKKKESLADQFDFKMYIAFVFKEKKKKSALFEVSEVIPVMTNNYEENILKGVRDSSYTLESSIELLQKDVVQLHAPRYQSMRRDVIGCTQEMDFILWPRNDIEKIVCLLFSRWKESDEPFRPVQAKFEFHHGDYEKQFLHVLSRKDKTGIVVNNPNQSVFLFIDRQHLQTPKNKATIFKLCSICLYLPQEQLTHWAVGTIEDHLRPYMPE; from the exons ATGGGGGACCCAAACTCCCGGAAGAAACAAGCTCTGAACAGACTACGTGCTCagcttagaaagaaaaaagaatctctaGCTGACCAGTTTGACTTCAAGATGTATATTGCCTTTGTATTCAAGGAGAAG aagaaaaaatcagCACTTTTTGAAGTGTCTGAAGTTATACCAGTCATGACAAATAATTATGAAGAAAATATCCTGAAAGGTGTGCGAGATTCCAGCTATACCTTGGAAAGTTCCATTGAGCTTTTACAGAAGGATGTGGTACAGCTCCATGCTCCTCGATACCAGTCTATGAGAAGG gATGTAATTGGCTGTACTCAGGAGATGGATTTCATTCTTTGGCCTCGGAATGATATAGAGAAAATTGTCTGTCTCCTGTTTTCTAGGTGGAAGGAATCTGATGAGCCTTTTAGGCCTGTTCAg GCCAAATTTGAGTTTCATCACGGTGACTATGAAAAGCAGTTTCTGCATGTACTGAGCCGCAAGGACAAGACTGGAATTGTTGTCAACAATCCTAACCAGTCAGTGTTTCTCTTCATTGACAGACAGCACTTGCag aCTCCAAAAAACAAAGCTACAATCTTCAAGTTATGCAGCATCTGCCTTTACCTGCCACAGGAACAGCTTACCCACTGGGCAGTGGGCACCATAGAGGATCACCTCCGTCCTTACATGCCGGAATAG